The Euphorbia lathyris chromosome 3, ddEupLath1.1, whole genome shotgun sequence genome contains a region encoding:
- the LOC136223005 gene encoding serine/threonine-protein kinase TOUSLED isoform X4 — MSDDILIHFSSNSSNQSDQSLPTKIAKLEARMVGKASSVASNPAQSQQQQQQPTWSSVSSAVKFGSSGGLPEQMSSSDSDEDNGGEFLIQANTQKRQRIQDDKSSSVFELVETTHTVTEGRQKTGDLMENRINADTNKRKHGRGRGNSAAGRGRGSRGSDHTRPQISAATALTSNGLENSNHKEEVVALRTKVAALEEELRKSRQEGSDKQGLCSQLEKELKELKDYEQQMKPKRTKIISDLLISVSKAERQEARMKVRQDSLRLGNVGVIRAGTIISETWEDGQVLKDLNSHLRQLLETKEAVERQRKSLKKRQPDKGDGTDAESGSQEEEFLFQDEIFKSRLSSIKREEEIILRERDRYELEKGRLIREMKRIRDEDGSRFNNFQILNHRYALLNLLGKGGFSEVYKAYDLVDHRYVACKLHGLNAQWSEDKKQSYIRHAIREYNIHKTLVHNHIVRLWDIFEIDQNTFCTVLEYCSGKDLDAVLKATPILPEREARIIIVQIFQGLIYLNKRSQKIIHYDLKPGNVLFDEFGIAKVTDFGLSKIVEDDVGSQGMELTSQGAGTYWYLPPECFELSKTPLISSKVDVWSAGVLFYQMLFGRRPFGHDQTQERILREDTIIKARRVEFPSKPSVSSEAKEFIRRCLTYNQSERLDVLSIAVDPYLTYSKK, encoded by the exons ATGTCTGATGATATACTAATACATTTCTCGTCAAACTCTTCAAATCAATCAGACCAGTCTTTACCCACCAAGATTGCCAAGCTCGAAGCTCGCATGGTGGGCAAGGCCTCCTCTGTTGCCTCGAACCCTGCCCAGTCGCAACAGCAGCAACAACAACCTACATGGTCTTCTGTCTCTTCCGCAGTGAAATTCGGGTCTTCCGGTGGCTTACCTGAGCAGATGAGTTCCAGTGATTCGGATGAGGAT AATGGTGGGGAATTTCTTATACAAGCAAATACTCAGAAGCGTCAAAGAATACAAGACGATAAGAGTTCATCGGTTTTTGAACTTGTTGAG ACAACCCATACAGTGACCGAGGGGAGGCAAAAAACTGGGGACCTCATGGAGAACAGGATCAATGCTGACACAAATAAGAGAAAACACGGGCGTGGTAGGGGGAATTCTGCTGCAGGTAGAGGTCGTGGCTCCAGAGGCAGTGATCACACAAGACCACAAATTTCTGCTGCAACAGCCTTAACTTCAAATGGTCTTGAGAACTCAAACCATAAG GAAGAGGTTGTTGCTCTTAGGACAAAAGTTGCAGCACTAGAGGAGGAACTTCGTAAATCTCGTCAAGAAGGCTCTGATAAACAAGGACTCTGCAGTCAGTTGGAAAAG GAATTGAAGGAACTAAAAGATTATGAACAACAAATGAAGCCAAAG AGAACAAAAATCATATCAGATCTTCTGATATCTGTCTCAAAAGCAGAGAGACAGGAAGCAAGGATGAAAGTTCGCCAGGATTCTTTAAGACTCGGCAATGTAGGTGTTATCAG AGCGGGAACCATCATATCAGAGACATGGGAGGATGGACAAGTGCTAAAAGATCTAAATTCTCATCTC AGACAATTACTGGAAACAAAAGAGGCTGTTGAGCGTCAGCGGAAATCATTGAAGAAACGGCAACCTG ACAAGGGTGATGGGACAGATGCAGAATCAGGCTCACAAGAAGAAGAGTTTCTGTTTCAGGATGAGATTTTTAAATCTCGTTTATCAAGCATAAAGCGT GAGGAAGAAATTATTTTGCGTGAGCGAGATCGGTATGAACTGGAAAAGGGACGGCTTATAAGAGAAATGAAACGAATAAGAGATGAGGATGGTTCCCGTTTCAATAATTTTCAGATTTTGAATCACCGATATGCTCTTCTAAACCTTCTTGGGAAAGGCGGATTTAGCGAAGTTTACAAG GCTTATGATCTGGTAGATCATAGATATGTTGCATGTAAGCTTCATGGTTTGAATGCACAATGGAGTGAGGATAAGAAGCAAAGTTACATAAGGCATGCTATTCGGGAGTACAATATTCACAAGACGTTAGTGCATAATCACATTGTTCGGCTCTGGGACATTTTTGAAATCGACCAGAATACCTTCTGCACCGTCTTAGAGTATTGTAGTG GAAAAGATCTCGATGCAGTTCTTAAAGCAACTCCTATATTGCCTGAAAGAGAAGCTCGGATCATAATTGTTCAGATTTTTCAAGGCCTTATCTACTTGAATAAACGATCTCAGAAGATTATCCATTACGATCTGAAGCCTGGGAATGttctttttgatgagtttggTATTGCTAAAGTTACCGATTTTGGTCTGAGCAAGATAGTAGAGGATGATGTTGGATCTCAGGGTATGGAACTTACATCCCAAGGGGCTGGAACATATTG GTACCTGCCGCCAGAATGTTTTGAGCTCAGTAAGACTCCACTAATATCATCGAAG GTTGATGtttggtcagctggagttctaTTTTACCAGATGCTCTTTGGTAGACGTCCTTTTGGGCATGATCAGACTCAAGAGCGAATATTACGGGAGGATACAATTATCAAAGCTCGCAGAGTAGAATTCCCTTCAAAACCTTCAGTCTCAAGTGAAGCAAAA
- the LOC136223005 gene encoding serine/threonine-protein kinase TOUSLED isoform X2, giving the protein MSDDILIHFSSNSSNQSDQSLPTKIAKLEARMVGKASSVASNPAQSQQQQQQPTWSSVSSAVKFGSSGGLPEQMSSSDSDEDNGGEFLIQANTQKRQRIQDDKSSSVFELVETTHTVTEGRQKTGDLMENRINADTNKRKHGRGRGNSAAGRGRGSRGSDHTRPQISAATALTSNGLENSNHKDNRHNEKLHIDDHNSMEEEVVALRTKVAALEEELRKSRQEGSDKQGLCSQLEKELKELKDYEQQMKPKRTKIISDLLISVSKAERQEARMKVRQDSLRLGNVGVIRAGTIISETWEDGQVLKDLNSHLRQLLETKEAVERQRKSLKKRQPDKGDGTDAESGSQEEEFLFQDEIFKSRLSSIKREEEIILRERDRYELEKGRLIREMKRIRDEDGSRFNNFQILNHRYALLNLLGKGGFSEVYKAYDLVDHRYVACKLHGLNAQWSEDKKQSYIRHAIREYNIHKTLVHNHIVRLWDIFEIDQNTFCTVLEYCSGKDLDAVLKATPILPEREARIIIVQIFQGLIYLNKRSQKIIHYDLKPGNVLFDEFGIAKVTDFGLSKIVEDDVGSQGMELTSQGAGTYWYLPPECFELSKTPLISSKVDVWSAGVLFYQMLFGRRPFGHDQTQERILREDTIIKARRVEFPSKPSVSSEAKEFIRRCLTYNQSERLDVLSIAVDPYLTYSKK; this is encoded by the exons ATGTCTGATGATATACTAATACATTTCTCGTCAAACTCTTCAAATCAATCAGACCAGTCTTTACCCACCAAGATTGCCAAGCTCGAAGCTCGCATGGTGGGCAAGGCCTCCTCTGTTGCCTCGAACCCTGCCCAGTCGCAACAGCAGCAACAACAACCTACATGGTCTTCTGTCTCTTCCGCAGTGAAATTCGGGTCTTCCGGTGGCTTACCTGAGCAGATGAGTTCCAGTGATTCGGATGAGGAT AATGGTGGGGAATTTCTTATACAAGCAAATACTCAGAAGCGTCAAAGAATACAAGACGATAAGAGTTCATCGGTTTTTGAACTTGTTGAG ACAACCCATACAGTGACCGAGGGGAGGCAAAAAACTGGGGACCTCATGGAGAACAGGATCAATGCTGACACAAATAAGAGAAAACACGGGCGTGGTAGGGGGAATTCTGCTGCAGGTAGAGGTCGTGGCTCCAGAGGCAGTGATCACACAAGACCACAAATTTCTGCTGCAACAGCCTTAACTTCAAATGGTCTTGAGAACTCAAACCATAAG GATAATAGGCATAATGAGAAGTTACATATTGATGATCATAACTCAATGGAG GAAGAGGTTGTTGCTCTTAGGACAAAAGTTGCAGCACTAGAGGAGGAACTTCGTAAATCTCGTCAAGAAGGCTCTGATAAACAAGGACTCTGCAGTCAGTTGGAAAAG GAATTGAAGGAACTAAAAGATTATGAACAACAAATGAAGCCAAAG AGAACAAAAATCATATCAGATCTTCTGATATCTGTCTCAAAAGCAGAGAGACAGGAAGCAAGGATGAAAGTTCGCCAGGATTCTTTAAGACTCGGCAATGTAGGTGTTATCAG AGCGGGAACCATCATATCAGAGACATGGGAGGATGGACAAGTGCTAAAAGATCTAAATTCTCATCTC AGACAATTACTGGAAACAAAAGAGGCTGTTGAGCGTCAGCGGAAATCATTGAAGAAACGGCAACCTG ACAAGGGTGATGGGACAGATGCAGAATCAGGCTCACAAGAAGAAGAGTTTCTGTTTCAGGATGAGATTTTTAAATCTCGTTTATCAAGCATAAAGCGT GAGGAAGAAATTATTTTGCGTGAGCGAGATCGGTATGAACTGGAAAAGGGACGGCTTATAAGAGAAATGAAACGAATAAGAGATGAGGATGGTTCCCGTTTCAATAATTTTCAGATTTTGAATCACCGATATGCTCTTCTAAACCTTCTTGGGAAAGGCGGATTTAGCGAAGTTTACAAG GCTTATGATCTGGTAGATCATAGATATGTTGCATGTAAGCTTCATGGTTTGAATGCACAATGGAGTGAGGATAAGAAGCAAAGTTACATAAGGCATGCTATTCGGGAGTACAATATTCACAAGACGTTAGTGCATAATCACATTGTTCGGCTCTGGGACATTTTTGAAATCGACCAGAATACCTTCTGCACCGTCTTAGAGTATTGTAGTG GAAAAGATCTCGATGCAGTTCTTAAAGCAACTCCTATATTGCCTGAAAGAGAAGCTCGGATCATAATTGTTCAGATTTTTCAAGGCCTTATCTACTTGAATAAACGATCTCAGAAGATTATCCATTACGATCTGAAGCCTGGGAATGttctttttgatgagtttggTATTGCTAAAGTTACCGATTTTGGTCTGAGCAAGATAGTAGAGGATGATGTTGGATCTCAGGGTATGGAACTTACATCCCAAGGGGCTGGAACATATTG GTACCTGCCGCCAGAATGTTTTGAGCTCAGTAAGACTCCACTAATATCATCGAAG GTTGATGtttggtcagctggagttctaTTTTACCAGATGCTCTTTGGTAGACGTCCTTTTGGGCATGATCAGACTCAAGAGCGAATATTACGGGAGGATACAATTATCAAAGCTCGCAGAGTAGAATTCCCTTCAAAACCTTCAGTCTCAAGTGAAGCAAAA
- the LOC136223005 gene encoding serine/threonine-protein kinase TOUSLED isoform X3, translated as MSDDILIHFSSNSSNQSDQSLPTKIAKLEARMVGKASSVASNPAQSQQQQQQPTWSSVSSAVKFGSSGGLPEQMSSSDSDEDNGGEFLIQANTQKRQRIQDDKSSSVFELVEKTTHTVTEGRQKTGDLMENRINADTNKRKHGRGRGNSAAGRGRGSRGSDHTRPQISAATALTSNGLENSNHKEEVVALRTKVAALEEELRKSRQEGSDKQGLCSQLEKELKELKDYEQQMKPKRTKIISDLLISVSKAERQEARMKVRQDSLRLGNVGVIRAGTIISETWEDGQVLKDLNSHLRQLLETKEAVERQRKSLKKRQPDKGDGTDAESGSQEEEFLFQDEIFKSRLSSIKREEEIILRERDRYELEKGRLIREMKRIRDEDGSRFNNFQILNHRYALLNLLGKGGFSEVYKAYDLVDHRYVACKLHGLNAQWSEDKKQSYIRHAIREYNIHKTLVHNHIVRLWDIFEIDQNTFCTVLEYCSGKDLDAVLKATPILPEREARIIIVQIFQGLIYLNKRSQKIIHYDLKPGNVLFDEFGIAKVTDFGLSKIVEDDVGSQGMELTSQGAGTYWYLPPECFELSKTPLISSKVDVWSAGVLFYQMLFGRRPFGHDQTQERILREDTIIKARRVEFPSKPSVSSEAKEFIRRCLTYNQSERLDVLSIAVDPYLTYSKK; from the exons ATGTCTGATGATATACTAATACATTTCTCGTCAAACTCTTCAAATCAATCAGACCAGTCTTTACCCACCAAGATTGCCAAGCTCGAAGCTCGCATGGTGGGCAAGGCCTCCTCTGTTGCCTCGAACCCTGCCCAGTCGCAACAGCAGCAACAACAACCTACATGGTCTTCTGTCTCTTCCGCAGTGAAATTCGGGTCTTCCGGTGGCTTACCTGAGCAGATGAGTTCCAGTGATTCGGATGAGGAT AATGGTGGGGAATTTCTTATACAAGCAAATACTCAGAAGCGTCAAAGAATACAAGACGATAAGAGTTCATCGGTTTTTGAACTTGTTGAG aaGACAACCCATACAGTGACCGAGGGGAGGCAAAAAACTGGGGACCTCATGGAGAACAGGATCAATGCTGACACAAATAAGAGAAAACACGGGCGTGGTAGGGGGAATTCTGCTGCAGGTAGAGGTCGTGGCTCCAGAGGCAGTGATCACACAAGACCACAAATTTCTGCTGCAACAGCCTTAACTTCAAATGGTCTTGAGAACTCAAACCATAAG GAAGAGGTTGTTGCTCTTAGGACAAAAGTTGCAGCACTAGAGGAGGAACTTCGTAAATCTCGTCAAGAAGGCTCTGATAAACAAGGACTCTGCAGTCAGTTGGAAAAG GAATTGAAGGAACTAAAAGATTATGAACAACAAATGAAGCCAAAG AGAACAAAAATCATATCAGATCTTCTGATATCTGTCTCAAAAGCAGAGAGACAGGAAGCAAGGATGAAAGTTCGCCAGGATTCTTTAAGACTCGGCAATGTAGGTGTTATCAG AGCGGGAACCATCATATCAGAGACATGGGAGGATGGACAAGTGCTAAAAGATCTAAATTCTCATCTC AGACAATTACTGGAAACAAAAGAGGCTGTTGAGCGTCAGCGGAAATCATTGAAGAAACGGCAACCTG ACAAGGGTGATGGGACAGATGCAGAATCAGGCTCACAAGAAGAAGAGTTTCTGTTTCAGGATGAGATTTTTAAATCTCGTTTATCAAGCATAAAGCGT GAGGAAGAAATTATTTTGCGTGAGCGAGATCGGTATGAACTGGAAAAGGGACGGCTTATAAGAGAAATGAAACGAATAAGAGATGAGGATGGTTCCCGTTTCAATAATTTTCAGATTTTGAATCACCGATATGCTCTTCTAAACCTTCTTGGGAAAGGCGGATTTAGCGAAGTTTACAAG GCTTATGATCTGGTAGATCATAGATATGTTGCATGTAAGCTTCATGGTTTGAATGCACAATGGAGTGAGGATAAGAAGCAAAGTTACATAAGGCATGCTATTCGGGAGTACAATATTCACAAGACGTTAGTGCATAATCACATTGTTCGGCTCTGGGACATTTTTGAAATCGACCAGAATACCTTCTGCACCGTCTTAGAGTATTGTAGTG GAAAAGATCTCGATGCAGTTCTTAAAGCAACTCCTATATTGCCTGAAAGAGAAGCTCGGATCATAATTGTTCAGATTTTTCAAGGCCTTATCTACTTGAATAAACGATCTCAGAAGATTATCCATTACGATCTGAAGCCTGGGAATGttctttttgatgagtttggTATTGCTAAAGTTACCGATTTTGGTCTGAGCAAGATAGTAGAGGATGATGTTGGATCTCAGGGTATGGAACTTACATCCCAAGGGGCTGGAACATATTG GTACCTGCCGCCAGAATGTTTTGAGCTCAGTAAGACTCCACTAATATCATCGAAG GTTGATGtttggtcagctggagttctaTTTTACCAGATGCTCTTTGGTAGACGTCCTTTTGGGCATGATCAGACTCAAGAGCGAATATTACGGGAGGATACAATTATCAAAGCTCGCAGAGTAGAATTCCCTTCAAAACCTTCAGTCTCAAGTGAAGCAAAA
- the LOC136223005 gene encoding serine/threonine-protein kinase TOUSLED isoform X1, with the protein MSDDILIHFSSNSSNQSDQSLPTKIAKLEARMVGKASSVASNPAQSQQQQQQPTWSSVSSAVKFGSSGGLPEQMSSSDSDEDNGGEFLIQANTQKRQRIQDDKSSSVFELVEKTTHTVTEGRQKTGDLMENRINADTNKRKHGRGRGNSAAGRGRGSRGSDHTRPQISAATALTSNGLENSNHKDNRHNEKLHIDDHNSMEEEVVALRTKVAALEEELRKSRQEGSDKQGLCSQLEKELKELKDYEQQMKPKRTKIISDLLISVSKAERQEARMKVRQDSLRLGNVGVIRAGTIISETWEDGQVLKDLNSHLRQLLETKEAVERQRKSLKKRQPDKGDGTDAESGSQEEEFLFQDEIFKSRLSSIKREEEIILRERDRYELEKGRLIREMKRIRDEDGSRFNNFQILNHRYALLNLLGKGGFSEVYKAYDLVDHRYVACKLHGLNAQWSEDKKQSYIRHAIREYNIHKTLVHNHIVRLWDIFEIDQNTFCTVLEYCSGKDLDAVLKATPILPEREARIIIVQIFQGLIYLNKRSQKIIHYDLKPGNVLFDEFGIAKVTDFGLSKIVEDDVGSQGMELTSQGAGTYWYLPPECFELSKTPLISSKVDVWSAGVLFYQMLFGRRPFGHDQTQERILREDTIIKARRVEFPSKPSVSSEAKEFIRRCLTYNQSERLDVLSIAVDPYLTYSKK; encoded by the exons ATGTCTGATGATATACTAATACATTTCTCGTCAAACTCTTCAAATCAATCAGACCAGTCTTTACCCACCAAGATTGCCAAGCTCGAAGCTCGCATGGTGGGCAAGGCCTCCTCTGTTGCCTCGAACCCTGCCCAGTCGCAACAGCAGCAACAACAACCTACATGGTCTTCTGTCTCTTCCGCAGTGAAATTCGGGTCTTCCGGTGGCTTACCTGAGCAGATGAGTTCCAGTGATTCGGATGAGGAT AATGGTGGGGAATTTCTTATACAAGCAAATACTCAGAAGCGTCAAAGAATACAAGACGATAAGAGTTCATCGGTTTTTGAACTTGTTGAG aaGACAACCCATACAGTGACCGAGGGGAGGCAAAAAACTGGGGACCTCATGGAGAACAGGATCAATGCTGACACAAATAAGAGAAAACACGGGCGTGGTAGGGGGAATTCTGCTGCAGGTAGAGGTCGTGGCTCCAGAGGCAGTGATCACACAAGACCACAAATTTCTGCTGCAACAGCCTTAACTTCAAATGGTCTTGAGAACTCAAACCATAAG GATAATAGGCATAATGAGAAGTTACATATTGATGATCATAACTCAATGGAG GAAGAGGTTGTTGCTCTTAGGACAAAAGTTGCAGCACTAGAGGAGGAACTTCGTAAATCTCGTCAAGAAGGCTCTGATAAACAAGGACTCTGCAGTCAGTTGGAAAAG GAATTGAAGGAACTAAAAGATTATGAACAACAAATGAAGCCAAAG AGAACAAAAATCATATCAGATCTTCTGATATCTGTCTCAAAAGCAGAGAGACAGGAAGCAAGGATGAAAGTTCGCCAGGATTCTTTAAGACTCGGCAATGTAGGTGTTATCAG AGCGGGAACCATCATATCAGAGACATGGGAGGATGGACAAGTGCTAAAAGATCTAAATTCTCATCTC AGACAATTACTGGAAACAAAAGAGGCTGTTGAGCGTCAGCGGAAATCATTGAAGAAACGGCAACCTG ACAAGGGTGATGGGACAGATGCAGAATCAGGCTCACAAGAAGAAGAGTTTCTGTTTCAGGATGAGATTTTTAAATCTCGTTTATCAAGCATAAAGCGT GAGGAAGAAATTATTTTGCGTGAGCGAGATCGGTATGAACTGGAAAAGGGACGGCTTATAAGAGAAATGAAACGAATAAGAGATGAGGATGGTTCCCGTTTCAATAATTTTCAGATTTTGAATCACCGATATGCTCTTCTAAACCTTCTTGGGAAAGGCGGATTTAGCGAAGTTTACAAG GCTTATGATCTGGTAGATCATAGATATGTTGCATGTAAGCTTCATGGTTTGAATGCACAATGGAGTGAGGATAAGAAGCAAAGTTACATAAGGCATGCTATTCGGGAGTACAATATTCACAAGACGTTAGTGCATAATCACATTGTTCGGCTCTGGGACATTTTTGAAATCGACCAGAATACCTTCTGCACCGTCTTAGAGTATTGTAGTG GAAAAGATCTCGATGCAGTTCTTAAAGCAACTCCTATATTGCCTGAAAGAGAAGCTCGGATCATAATTGTTCAGATTTTTCAAGGCCTTATCTACTTGAATAAACGATCTCAGAAGATTATCCATTACGATCTGAAGCCTGGGAATGttctttttgatgagtttggTATTGCTAAAGTTACCGATTTTGGTCTGAGCAAGATAGTAGAGGATGATGTTGGATCTCAGGGTATGGAACTTACATCCCAAGGGGCTGGAACATATTG GTACCTGCCGCCAGAATGTTTTGAGCTCAGTAAGACTCCACTAATATCATCGAAG GTTGATGtttggtcagctggagttctaTTTTACCAGATGCTCTTTGGTAGACGTCCTTTTGGGCATGATCAGACTCAAGAGCGAATATTACGGGAGGATACAATTATCAAAGCTCGCAGAGTAGAATTCCCTTCAAAACCTTCAGTCTCAAGTGAAGCAAAA